The Magnetococcales bacterium genomic interval GTCGAAGAACAAATCAAGTGAATGGTCGGTGCATTCAGAAAGGCGCAGGATGACAATTTGCAGGCGTTGCCGGGATAACCTCCTGTTTCGTTGGAAGGCTCTGGATCCATTTTCAAGAGCAGGATATTGTCTTGGTGCTGGGATGCAACGACCGGATCATCCATGACCATGAGAACGATAGCCAGAAGAACGCGCGAATTGATCGCCGGAGTACATATACCCGTGCAACCCGCCGTTCTTCAAAAAATATTGACCTTACTCGACGGCTTTTCCCCCAATCTGGCTGCCCTGGCTGCCGGTATCGGCGAAGATGTGGCTCTTGCCGGGCGCATCCTGCAACGGGCCAACATTGAATCGCGCAAACTGCAACGCTGTGTGGATTCCGTGGAGCAGGGGGTCATGTTGCTGGGATTGCAACGGGTCGGACAGATTGTGGTCGATATGGCCCGGAATCTTCCAAACCGGAATGAAAAAATTCCGGTCCAATGGCCTGCTGACCGTGGCGTGCAGGTGGGACGTATCGCAGCCTGGCTGGCCGGGGTGTTGCCCGACAAGGCTGTCCATTTTCACAACGGACTCCTGCATCCGGTGACTCCAGATACGGCCTATACCCTGGGCCTGTTGCATGACTGCGGCCTGATGGTTCTGATGTATCGTCTGCCCGAATATGCTCCTTTCCATCAGGATGAGATGGCCGCTCATGGCCACCTGCGCGCCAGGGAGGAGTGGCGGCTGTTTGGCACCGATCATGGCCTGGCCGGGGCATGCGTGGCCAAAGGATGGTGCCTGCCGGAAACGTTCTGCCAAGCCATCCAGGATCACAACCAGGAAGGAAGCCTGTTGCAACCAGGCCGCAAGCGTTCCATGCGGCATGCCGCCTCATTGTGTGGTATTCTCAATCTGGCCGAGTGGATCCTGGCCCGCACAACCGGAACTCCCCTCCCCCCTCTGCCGGACGGCACCCTGGCCTTTTTTGGCCTGGAAGCAGAGGATCTGGAAAGCATGGTACAATCGCGACGAGAATCCCCGTGAACACCACACCCAAACCCGGCTATTATGAGCAGATCACCCAGGCACGACTGATTCTGGGGTTGGGGGAAGAGGTGACGCTGGCCGAGATCGAGACCCGCTCCAGGGAGTTGCTCATGCAATGGCACCCGGATCATGCTCAGGGAGATACGGCCTTGTGCCATGAAAAAACCCTGGCCATCCTGGATGCCGTGCAAACAATCAAGACATACTGCGCCAACTATCGCTACTCTTTAAGCCGTGCCGAGGTGGAAAAATACCTCTCCATGGAGGAGTGGTGGCTCAAACGGTTTGGAGAAGGGGTACCGCGTCCCTGATCCGAGGAGAGTTGCTTGTGAAACAGATTCAAAATA includes:
- a CDS encoding J domain-containing protein, whose translation is MNTTPKPGYYEQITQARLILGLGEEVTLAEIETRSRELLMQWHPDHAQGDTALCHEKTLAILDAVQTIKTYCANYRYSLSRAEVEKYLSMEEWWLKRFGEGVPRP
- a CDS encoding HDOD domain-containing protein, producing MTMRTIARRTRELIAGVHIPVQPAVLQKILTLLDGFSPNLAALAAGIGEDVALAGRILQRANIESRKLQRCVDSVEQGVMLLGLQRVGQIVVDMARNLPNRNEKIPVQWPADRGVQVGRIAAWLAGVLPDKAVHFHNGLLHPVTPDTAYTLGLLHDCGLMVLMYRLPEYAPFHQDEMAAHGHLRAREEWRLFGTDHGLAGACVAKGWCLPETFCQAIQDHNQEGSLLQPGRKRSMRHAASLCGILNLAEWILARTTGTPLPPLPDGTLAFFGLEAEDLESMVQSRRESP